In Polyangiaceae bacterium, the DNA window GCAGCGCCAGGTCGGAAGTTCCCACGCCTTCCTCGGCGAAGTGTCGCTCTTCGATGCCCGTTCGCTTTACGATCCACTCGTGCGTGGTGTCGATGCCGTAGTCCTTCGCCAGCTGGTCGTTGGTGACGACGCGCGGCGGAACGTAGAAGCCGGTACCGGAAATGTATGCGTTGGGCATGAGGCCGCCGATCATCGGCGGGATCTCGGGGTCAGGTCAACCGTCGAGGGTCATGCGCCATCGATGGCCAAGACGCATTCACACGCAAACAGATCTTCCGGATCCACGCTGCCTAGCAGCGAACGAACCAGGTCCTTGTACCCGGCTAGGAGATCGCGGTTCGCCTCCGGGAACTCCACGATCAATCCGGCGAGGCGAGTGGCCACGGGCTCGGCCATCGGGCGCCGGGCGGCAAGATAGGTTTCGATCGCCAAGTCGATCCAGTGCGCCTGTCGACTCGCCTCTGCCAGGTCCATGCAGCAGAGCCCGGCAGCCGCCAAGGCCTCGTCAGGAAGCGGCACGCCGCTTCGCAGCGTCTCCATGCGCCGCTGCAGCTGCCCTTCCAGCGCGCGGCCCGCAGCGTCCAGATCGCCGCGCTCCACCATCCGATCCACCACGTCTACGACGACTTCGAGCGGATCTCGAGAGGCCGACAAAGAGCGCAACGTCACCTTGGCCACGGGCTGCGACATGCGCGCGACCGGCGCGGCGGAGGGCGACGCCTTGGCCTCTCCTTCCACCGGTGCCGGGCTCGATTCCGTTGGCGGCGCAGCCGTGGGCCGCGGCAACGACTGCGGGAGCTTCGAGGTATCGGGGCGCTCCGTTGACGGTGCAGCCGCGCGGGGAACCATGCCGGAGCTCATCAACGACTCCGGTGGACGCGTCCCTTGAGCGGTGCGCTCCTCGGGCTCCGGCATCTTCATCGGTTCGTCATGCTCGAACTGGATCTGGGTGGGCGACTCCTGCTGGGTCTCGAGCTCGACGCACGACAGCAGGTTGCCCTGATCGTCGAAGGTGCGACGACTGGAGACCGCTTCCGCGTCCGGCTCCCCAAAAAACAAGGTCATCTCCAGCGTTCCGATCAGCAGGCTGTCGCCTTCCGACAGAGGTGCCGTCGCCGTCACGGGTACGCCATTGAC includes these proteins:
- a CDS encoding FHA domain-containing protein; protein product: MADFPRRSARSHAPTLLIRGHEVPLRDGSTVIGRGADADLAIVGPLVSRRHARILNQGGTVSVEDLGSANGVFVNGVPVTATAPLSEGDSLLIGTLEMTLFFGEPDAEAVSSRRTFDDQGNLLSCVELETQQESPTQIQFEHDEPMKMPEPEERTAQGTRPPESLMSSGMVPRAAAPSTERPDTSKLPQSLPRPTAAPPTESSPAPVEGEAKASPSAAPVARMSQPVAKVTLRSLSASRDPLEVVVDVVDRMVERGDLDAAGRALEGQLQRRMETLRSGVPLPDEALAAAGLCCMDLAEASRQAHWIDLAIETYLAARRPMAEPVATRLAGLIVEFPEANRDLLAGYKDLVRSLLGSVDPEDLFACECVLAIDGA